A region from the Saccharomonospora azurea NA-128 genome encodes:
- a CDS encoding dioxygenase family protein — protein MAARMPVLYLSHGAPPLADDPTWTRELSGWSADLPRPKAILVVSAHWEEAPLTIGATTTVPLVYDFWGFPERYYRVTYPAPGAPELADRIERLLRSTDTPVHRDPTRGLDHGAYVPLVEMFPKADIPVLQISMPSLDPTVLYDFGRKLAPLRDEGVLIIGSGFFTHNLSAMRTGVDGPPPSWSAEFDHWGAETLAAGDVDAVLDFANKAPAASLAHPRTEHFAPLFVSLGAQSTGPAPRTVIDGYWYGLAKRSLQLD, from the coding sequence ATGGCCGCCCGCATGCCCGTCCTGTACCTGAGCCACGGCGCTCCCCCGCTCGCCGACGACCCCACCTGGACGCGCGAGCTGTCCGGCTGGTCCGCCGACCTTCCCCGCCCGAAGGCGATCCTCGTCGTGTCGGCGCACTGGGAGGAGGCCCCGTTGACCATCGGAGCCACCACGACCGTGCCGCTGGTGTACGACTTCTGGGGCTTCCCCGAGCGGTACTACCGCGTGACCTACCCCGCGCCCGGCGCGCCCGAGCTCGCCGACCGGATCGAACGCTTGCTGCGCAGCACCGACACCCCGGTGCACCGGGACCCGACGCGCGGCCTCGACCACGGTGCCTACGTGCCGCTGGTCGAGATGTTCCCGAAGGCCGACATCCCGGTCCTGCAGATCTCGATGCCCTCGCTCGACCCGACCGTGCTCTACGACTTCGGACGCAAGCTCGCACCGCTGCGCGACGAGGGCGTGCTGATCATCGGGAGCGGCTTCTTCACCCACAACCTGAGTGCGATGCGCACCGGTGTCGACGGGCCCCCGCCGTCGTGGTCGGCGGAGTTCGACCACTGGGGTGCGGAGACCCTGGCCGCGGGTGACGTGGACGCCGTTCTCGACTTCGCGAACAAGGCGCCCGCCGCCTCGCTCGCGCACCCGCGCACCGAGCACTTCGCCCCGCTGTTCGTGTCGCTGGGCGCCCAGTCCACCGGACCCGCGCCGCGCACCGTCATCGACGGCTACTGGTACGGACTGGCGAAGCGCTCGCTGCAGCTCGACTGA